One genomic segment of Panicum virgatum strain AP13 chromosome 2N, P.virgatum_v5, whole genome shotgun sequence includes these proteins:
- the LOC120660677 gene encoding uncharacterized protein LOC120660677, which translates to MLDLVAMAADDSALAEDLQVEEVLQFSTHLKSENVCAVCKQVIQSLEASWKPDNCDHVICIACFCQCTEATGLPRCAVPSCESLCQTKAQLEIRVPHGTVISIEDMDSRNGKKPLDGMPQELGQCSQCGCNDKQ; encoded by the coding sequence ATGCTGGACCTGGTTGCTATGGCAGCTGATGATTCTGCACTGGCTGAGGATCTGCAGGTTGAGGAGGTTCTCCAATTCTCGACTCACTTGAAGAGTGAGAATGTCTGTGCAGTTTGCAAACAGGTGATCCAATCATTGGAAGCCTCTTGGAAACCTGACAATTGTGACCATGTCATCTGCATTGCCTGCTTCTGCCAATGCACAGAGGCCACCGGGCTGCCTAGGTGTGCAGTGCCTTCTTGTGAATCTTTGTGCCAGACAAAGGCGCAGCTTGAAATCAGGGTGCCTCATGGCACCGTGATCTCAATCGAAGACATGGACAGCCGCAATGGGAAAAAACCACTCGATGGCATGCCCCAAGAGCTGGGGCAATGCTCACAGTGCGGATGCAATGATAAGCAGTGA
- the LOC120660675 gene encoding uncharacterized protein LOC120660675 — protein MFCVQCKVSWHYDVTCEDFQRLRNDEGRLDDLLPRKIREESMAQPNPVGSCQSLQMLETHQGINVGHASLISIGDMDNCKGKKPFIVMLQELGQCSQGANVMARSEFYCTICMEAVDLKDLFPIAGCTHLFCVGCMNQYITTKVEDNVFSIGCPEPGCKDGLLDPEACRDIIPLQLFQRWGTALCDSALGAFKFYCPFMDCSVLLVNECGPRYAAIRKAECPHCSRMFCARCKVAWHYGVTCEDFQRLRNEEQGRDDLLLKKAVGENKLQRCIRRVVSTCQSLCKSKGNPNIDVGHSTLISTEDMDSRKGKEPLDDMLMELGQSFPGVNGMANNEFYCTICMEAVHVRELFPIPGCKHLFCISCMSQYITAKVEDNVLSIGCPDPGCKYGALDPEACRDVIPPQLFQRWGAALCDSALGSFKFYCPFNDCSALLVHERGHGEAVITKAKCPHCRRLFCAQCKVAWHDGIACAEFQRLGKDERDKNDLLLRKVARESRWQRCPKCKMYVERAQGCVYIVCRCQHRFCYLCASPMSRGIHHCSRCKRTW, from the exons ATGTTCTGTGTGCAGTGCAAGGTGTCATGGCACTACGACGTCACATGTGAAGATTTCCAGAGGCTCAGGAATGATGAGGGGAGACTAGATGACCTGCTACCGAGGAAGATCAGGGAGGAGAGCATGGCGCAACCTAATCCTGTGGGCTCCTGTCAATCTTTGCAAATGTTAGAGACACATCAAGGGATTAATGTGGGTCATGCTTCCTTAATCTCAATCGGAGACATGGACAACTGCAAGGGGAAAAAGCCATTTATTGTTATGCTTCAGGAGCTGGGCCAATGCTCTCAGGGTGCCAATGTGATGGCCCGCAGCGAGTTCTACTGCACCATATGCATGGAGGCAGTAGACCTCAAAGACCTCTTTCCCATTGCTGGGTGCACACACCTTTTCTGTGTTGGTTGCATGAACCAGTACATCACTACGAAGGTTGAGGATAATGTGTTCTCCATTGGATGCCCAGAACCCGGGTGCAAGGATGGTTTACTGGACCCAGAGGCCTGCCGTGACATTATCCCACTGCAGCTATTCCAGAGGTGGGGCACTGCACTCTGTGACTCGGCACTGGGTGCATTCAAGTTCTACTGCCCCTTCATGGACTGCTCTGTGCTGCTGGTCAACGAATGTGGCCCTCGCTATGCAGCAATAAGGAAAGCTGAGTGCCCACACTGCTCCCGGATGTTTTGTGCACGGTGCAAGGTGGCATGGCACTACGGTGTCACATGTGAAGATTTCCAGCGGCTCAGGAATGAAGAACAGGGGCGAGATGACCTGCTGCTGAAGAAGGCTGTGGGGGAGAATAAGTTGCAGAGGTGCATCCGGCGTGTGGTGTCTACTTGTCAATCATTGTGCAAGTCAAAGGGAAATCCAAACATCGATGTGGGTCATAGTACCTTGATCTCAACTGAAGACATGGACAGTCGAAAAGGGAAAGAGCCATTGGATGATATGCTTATGGAGCTAGGCCAAAGCTTTCCTGGTGTGAATGGGATGGCCAACAATGAGTTCTACTGCACCATATGCATGGAGGCAGTGCACGTCAGGGAACTCTTTCCTATTCCTGGGTGCAAACATCTCTTCTGCATCAGCTGCATGAGCCAGTACATTACTGCGAAAGTAGAGGATAACGTGTTGTCCATTGGCTGCCCTGACCCAGGATGCAAATATGGTGCATTAGACCCGGAGGCGTGCCGTGACGTGATCCCGCCGCAGCTGTTCCAGAGGTGGGGCGCTGCGCTTTGTGACTCAGCCCTGGGGTCATTCAAGTTCTATTGTCCCTTCAACGACTGCTCGGCATTGCTTGTTCATGAACGTGGCCACGGTGAGGCAGTGATAACAAAAGCTAAGTGCCCACACTGCCGTCGTTTGTTCTGTGCACAGTGCAAGGTGGCATGGCATGACGGCATTGCCTGCGCAGAGTTCCAACGGCTCGGGAAGGACGAGCGGGACAAGAATGACCTGCTGCTGAGGAAGGTCGCACGGGAGAGCAGGTGGCAGAGGTGCCCCAAGTGCAAGATGTACGTCGAGAGGGCCCAGGGCTGCGTGTACATCGTCTGCAG GTGCCAGCATCGTTTCTGCTACCTCTGTGCCTCCCCAATGTCCAGGGGCATACATCACTGCAGCAGGTGCAAGAGGACCTGGTGA